Genomic segment of Kibdelosporangium phytohabitans:
CAGCGCCGCTGTACGACGCCGCCGCGCCGAACATGCCGGGGAACCGGCTGGCGTACTCCATCGCGCCGTAGCCGCCCATGGACAATCCGGCCACCGAGCGTTTCGTGCCCGCCTGGTAGCCGCGTTCCAGGATCTGCCGGAGTTCGGTCGTGTGGAACGTGGGCCAGTCCGGCTTGGTGGAGAACCCGTAGTTCCACCACTGGGTGTACATGCCGATCTTGCCCGCGCTCGGCATCACGACGATCGCCTGCTTGTCCGCGGTGAACTGCTTGACGTCGGTGAACTGGGTCCAGGACTTGTAGTCCATCGGCTCACAGCAGCCGTGCAGCAGGTACAGCACCGGCCAGGTCCGCTGCGCGTCCTTCGACCAGCCGGACGGCACGAGCAGCCGGACCATGGCCGTCCCGGGTAACGCGGGTGTGTCGATCTTCAGGTCGATGGTGCGGTCGTCGATCCTGGTTTCCTCGACGACTCTCGCGCCGTCGTCGGCGACGGGCGCCGGGGGCGCCGCGGTCGCGCTGACCGGGATCACGGCCGCGAGCAGGGTCGCGGCGGCGAGCGCGACCACCGGGAGACGAGGGCGCTGCCTGGTTCTTCTCATCTTTCCTCACTTCCTCACTGCCGCGGCGCGCGGATGTCGGCGGAGATCCGATCCGCGACGATCGCGACGTGCGGCGGATCGATGACCGTGATGTGGTCGCCGGGTACCTTGACCACCTCCAGGTGCGGGCAGAACTCGTCCCAGCCGAGCGCGTCGTCGGTCCGCAGGTAGCGCGGGTCGAGCGTGGTGGTCAGCGGGTGCGGGTCCTTGGCACGGAACAACAAGACGGGTTCGCAGTAGCGGCCCGGGGCGTACTGCTCGGAGATCCGTGCGTCCACATAGGAGGTCCGCTGGTGTTCCAGCACCGCCGTGCCCATGCCCGCCACGCGTTCCGACAGCCGCCGCATGACCAGTTCGTCGCGTTCCCGTTCCGGCAACGCCACCAGCGTCTGTTCCGGCAGTCCCAGGTCCACCTGGTAGATGCGCTCGATGTAGTCGACGAACCGGGCCAGCCGCCTGCGCAGCGCGTCGTCCGGCGACGGCTCGTCGTCGGGCAGGGGGATGATCGTGTCGATCAGGAACAGCAGTTCGATCTCCGCCCCCGAGCGACGGAGTCGCCGCGCTGTCTCGAAGGCGAGCATCCCGCCGAACGACCAGCCGCCGAGCCGGTACGGCCCGTCGGGCTGCCGCTCACGGATCAGCTCGGCGTACCGCGCGGCCTTGGCCTCCACAGTGTCCAGATGGTCGAGACGCTCCATGCCGTAGCAGGTCACGTCCGGGGGCAGCAGCCCGACCAGCGGCCGGTACACCGCGGTGGGGCTTCCCGCGGCGTGGAACAGGTACAGCGGTGGACTCGGGTGGTTTCCGCGTCCGCCGAGCAGGCGTACCGGGTCGTCGTCCGTGCCCGCCAATTCGGCGCGCAGGACGTCGGCCACCCCGGCGACGGTCGGCACGGCGAGCACTTCCCGTGCGGTGACCGTTCTGCCCAGTTCGGCGGAGACGGCGGCGAGGAGCCGGTGTGCCGCCGCGTCGTCCATTCCGGCCTCGGCCAACGGCAGGTGCACGTCGATGTCCCCGTCCGGGCCGAGCACCTCGCGCACGGCTCGGCTCACCCACCGTTCG
This window contains:
- a CDS encoding alpha/beta hydrolase — its product is MRRTRQRPRLPVVALAAATLLAAVIPVSATAAPPAPVADDGARVVEETRIDDRTIDLKIDTPALPGTAMVRLLVPSGWSKDAQRTWPVLYLLHGCCEPMDYKSWTQFTDVKQFTADKQAIVVMPSAGKIGMYTQWWNYGFSTKPDWPTFHTTELRQILERGYQAGTKRSVAGLSMGGYGAMEYASRFPGMFGAAASYSGAVNVLMPPIPEATQLNMIAQGFFVWGVLWGDPWSQRARWMDHNPYDKVDKLRGTQLYVSSGDGNPGPLENPNAPPSAGAILEGMALGNSKSFTDKLRQNGIPVTADYYGPGTHTWPYWERALKRSWPLLASGMGI